TTGTTGCTTTATGGCGTGGGATCCCTCTCTGATATTGAGTTGCTTGCGCTTTTTTTACGTACAGGAACCTATGAAAAATCAGTATTAGAGTTGGCGGCTTTTTTACTAAAAGAGTGTGGTTCTCTGTATCATGTTCTAAATGCTGATTATGAAACGTTAGGGCGTTTTAAAGGTGTAGGGATCGGTAAATTTACCCAGCTACAAGCAATTAATGAAATGGCGCAACGCTTTTCCACAACACAATTTATGTATAGAAATGTGCTATCTTCCTCTGAAGATACAAAGCATTACTTACAAAAATTACTGCATTGGCGAGACCGAGAAGTGTTTGTGGTGCTTTTTCTTGATAATCAAAATCAATTGATTGCTTTTGATGAAATGTTTAAAGGTACAATTAATCGAGTCGAAGTTCATCCTAGAGAAATTGTTCGCCAATCAATAAAAAAAGAATGCAACATCTATTATTCTTGCTCATAATCACCCTTCTGGTATTTGTGAACCGAGCCTTGCCGATAAACAATTAACTGAAAAAATTTTTACAGCTTGTCAGTTAGTAGGCGTAAAAGTACTCGATCACCTTGTAATAGGGCATGATAACTGTGTTTCTTTTGCAGAGCGTGGTTGGTTGTAGCAAATATTTTTGTAATTATTGTCAATCTTTATTTGTACGGGTCTTGAGCGTTGAGGCCATTGGGCGTATACTACGCCACCTTTGAGGATCTTGGGTTTGGCGAGAAGAGCCTATCTCAGCAAGTTTTTTCTGAGGTGTTAACACAGTTTTTCAATCGTTAAAAGTTGCTGAGATGGGCTCCAAAGCCTGACGAGGCGGTCAAACCTGATACTAAAGCTCGAGCTGATTAGATTTTTGGAGAATAGACATGTCCCGAGTCTGCCAAGTTACCGGCAAGCGTCCTGTGAGTGGAAACAACCGCTCTCACGCATTAAACGCGACTAAACGCCGTTTTCTGCCAAACCTGCACTCTCACCGTTTCTGGGTTGAGTCTGAGAAACGTTTCGTAACTCTACGTGTATCTGCTAAAGGTATGCGTGTGATTGATAAGAAAGGCATCGAATCTGTATTAGCAGATTTACGTGCCCGTGGTGAGAAGTTCTAAGGAGCTGAAAAATGGCTAAAGGTATTCGCGAGAAAATTAAACTCGTCTCTTCTGCTGGTACAGGTCACTTCTATACCACTACGAAGAACAAACGCACTATGCCAGAAAAACTGGAAATGAAAAAATTCGATCCAGTTGTTCGTCAACATGTGCTTTATAAAGAAGCTAAAATTAAATAATTTCAGTTTTCTTAAAAAACCCGACCTTTGTGTCGGGTTTTTTGTTATATGAGGTTTGCTAAGTATAACAAAGTAAAGCTATTGTGATCTTCGTTTACTCTTTAGTTATACTATAGTTCTTTTGAATCATCAGGTGAATGGATTGCGGATGAGTAAGTCAGTGCTATCAATATTACATACAGAATCATCTTGTGGGTGGGGTGGTCAGGAAATTCGTATACTGACAGAAGCTCAAGGCATGATCCGTAGAGGACATAAAGTTGCACTTGTGTGTTGTCCCACCTCTAAAATTGCTAAAGCCGCACCTGATTATGGTATTGAGGTTTTTACATTACCTGTTGAAAAAAAACGTGCCTCTGCATTAAAAGCACTTCGTCAATGGCTGAAATTACATCATCACCAATTTGATGTTATTAATACCCACAGTTCTACCGATGCATGGCTAGTGGCTGTTTCTTGTGCCACATTGCGCCATTCACCGGTTATTGTCCGTACTCGACATGTTTCTACCGATGTTTCTCGTTCACTGCCCACTCGCTGGCTTTATCTTTCATCTAGTGCTCATATTGTAACAACAGGTGAGAAATTACGTTATACATTGCATGAACATAATCGATTTCCATTGGAAAAGATGACATCCGTACCTACTGGTATTGATTTACAACGTTTCTTTCCACAGGATAAACAGCATGCCAGAGAGAAAATAGGTATCCCTAATAAACCAACGTTAGGGATAGTGGCGACTATGCGAGTATGGAAAGGACATAAATATTTAGTTGAAGCATGGAAATCGTTACACCAGCAGTTTCCCGATTGGCAATTAATTTTTGTCGGTGATGGACCTCAGCGTAAAAATTTAGAGCCGATGGTTAAAAAGGCAGGATTAGCGCAAAGTATTTTCTTTTTAGGTAATCGTGATGATGTGCCTGATTGTTTAAATGCGATGGATTTATTTGCATTACCTTCTTTTGGTAACGAAGGTGTACCTCAAGGTATTATGCAAGCAATGGCCTGTGGTTTACCTGTTGTTTCTACAACAGTGGGTGCGATTAGTGAAGCTGTGATTGATAGTAAAACGGGTTTTACTTTGCCTCCTCAGGAACAAGAGATACTGACGAGTTATTTAGCTAAATTAATGGGTTCAGAACAATTACGTGAGCAGATGGGGAAAGCTGCGCTTGAACATGCTGTTTTACGATTTGGCTTAGATAATATGCTAGATAAAATGGAAAAGATCTTTATTCAGGCAATTAATGATAAAAATAAATCAGTATGATTAATGTTGATAATAAAGTTAAGAAACGATTATTTCTACTTGTCATACTTGAAGTGATAGCGTTGCCGACTACGTTTATTCGCGCAAGTCATATACTTATGTCTGCGCCCAGATCTTTTTAAGGAATAGATCCACATGTTGCCGAGCTACACCTTGAATTGATTTAAAGTATCTATTATCAACTGAGTGTATTCATTCCATTGATGAATATTTGTAATACTTTTTAGTGTATAGTCTGAGAAGTAAAGGTATCATTTAAGCTAAATAAAAAGCATATGGATCCAAATAATATATTGGTTATAGCGATAGCCCGTTTCGGTGATACATTACTTATCACGCCGGTTATCCATGCATTAAAACAGCGCTGGCCTAATGCTCATATTCATGTGCTTGCACATAAACGTAGCGCATGCATTCTTGAGCATAATCCCGATATTGATTGTATTAGACATTTTTCTAAAAAAAGAGCCGTTTGGGCGGGTTGGTTACCCCATAAACCTTATGATTTAGCACTAGTATATGGCAATGATAGTGCGCTGGTGAGTTATGCTCGTCGTCAATCTCACCATACAGTGGCTTTTGCTGATAATAAGTCACTACAGCAAAATGATGTGACTTGGGTTGAACGCCCTAAAAAACTAATGGTGGCACAGAAAGAACGTGCCTTATTAATTAATGCATTAGGGATTTATCCGAGTTGTTGGCAGTTACGCTACTTTATCAGTGATGAAGAAGCGGATTTTGCACAACAGTTTTTAATAGATAATTCATTAATTAATAAGAATATTATTGGT
This genomic stretch from Proteus vulgaris harbors:
- the radC gene encoding DNA repair protein is translated as MENQSVSELLPREKLLLYGVGSLSDIELLALFLRTGTYEKSVLELAAFLLKECGSLYHVLNADYETLGRFKGVGIGKFTQLQAINEMAQRFSTTQFMYRNVLSSSEDTKHYLQKLLHWRDREVFVVLFLDNQNQLIAFDEMFKGTINRVEVHPREIVRQSIKKECNIYYSCS
- the rpmB gene encoding 50S ribosomal protein L28, whose protein sequence is MSRVCQVTGKRPVSGNNRSHALNATKRRFLPNLHSHRFWVESEKRFVTLRVSAKGMRVIDKKGIESVLADLRARGEKF
- the rpmG gene encoding 50S ribosomal protein L33, encoding MAKGIREKIKLVSSAGTGHFYTTTKNKRTMPEKLEMKKFDPVVRQHVLYKEAKIK
- the pimB_1 gene encoding glycosyl transferase; translation: MSKSVLSILHTESSCGWGGQEIRILTEAQGMIRRGHKVALVCCPTSKIAKAAPDYGIEVFTLPVEKKRASALKALRQWLKLHHHQFDVINTHSSTDAWLVAVSCATLRHSPVIVRTRHVSTDVSRSLPTRWLYLSSSAHIVTTGEKLRYTLHEHNRFPLEKMTSVPTGIDLQRFFPQDKQHAREKIGIPNKPTLGIVATMRVWKGHKYLVEAWKSLHQQFPDWQLIFVGDGPQRKNLEPMVKKAGLAQSIFFLGNRDDVPDCLNAMDLFALPSFGNEGVPQGIMQAMACGLPVVSTTVGAISEAVIDSKTGFTLPPQEQEILTSYLAKLMGSEQLREQMGKAALEHAVLRFGLDNMLDKMEKIFIQAINDKNKSV
- the rfaF_1 gene encoding glycosyl transferase, which translates into the protein MDPNNILVIAIARFGDTLLITPVIHALKQRWPNAHIHVLAHKRSACILEHNPDIDCIRHFSKKRAVWAGWLPHKPYDLALVYGNDSALVSYARRQSHHTVAFADNKSLQQNDVTWVERPKKLMVAQKERALLINALGIYPSCWQLRYFISDEEADFAQQFLIDNSLINKNIIGFQLQSFPAKAYRDWPVDNFLQLAKQIITHDASTYFLLLGSKESEQLSIDLAKKMGEERCLALAGRVSMRQNAAIMANLSLYVGVDTGPTHLAGALDIPMVALYHSYHPGCYLAPLQHSCCQVIQHPTSLENARREDNMADISVEEVWNAVRNIINGMKVKSNP